The window ttttctttgcaaCCATTCTCTTGACTTTAATCAAGGAACGGAAAAGATCCCACACCATTCCAGGTCCATGGAAGCTTCCATTTATTGGATGTATGCATCATTTGATAGGCTCACTTCCACATCGTAGACTGAAAAACTTGGCTCAAAAACATGGACCTCTAATCCATTTGCAGCTTGGTGAAGTTTCAGCTGTTGTTGTCTCATCACCAAATTTGGCGAAAGAGATCATGAAAACACGCGATCTTTCATTTGCTAGCAGGCCTGAACTTCTCACATTCAAGATCGTCTGTTATGATTCTAAAGATATCCTATTCTCCCCCTATGGTGATTACTGGAGACAAATGCGAAAAATCTGCGTCACGGAACTTCTTAGCGCTAAAAGTGTTATGTCCTTCCACAATATTAGGCAGGATGAGGTTTTGCATCTGGTTGCAGCAATAGGGCAATTGGCAGGCAAGAGTGTCAATATAACTGAAAAACTTTTCTCACATACAAGTTCGATGGTTTGTAGAGCTGCATTTGGTCAAGTTTCCAAAGAAGATCAATACGAATTTGTAAGATTAATGAAGCAAGTGGCAGCTTTAGGAGGAGGTTTTGATATTGCTGATCTATTTCCTTCTTACAAAATTCTTCATGTTCTGACTGGACTGAAGCCTAAATTGCAGAAGATCCACCACAAAATGGACATTATATTTGAAAACTTAATCAAGGAGCACGTCAAGAACCAAACTAGGAAAAAGAAGTTCATTGCTGATTCTAATCAAGAAGATCTTATTGACGTTCTACTGCGAATAAGAGATAGTGAGGACCTTCAATTTCCGATCACCAACGACAATATCAAAGCTATCATCTTTGTAAGTCAAACTACCCTGAATTCTTTCCTTCTCTGCTTTCTTGTATGTTTAAGGTATTTAACTCCAAAACTCTCTGGGACTGTTTGACCATTCGTAAACAAATTGTTTTAATCAACAATATTGCTGCTAAAACAGGATATGTTTGCCGGTGGAACTGAAACTTCATCCTCAACTGTTGAATGGGCCATGTCAGAGATGATCAGAACCCCGATGGTGATGGCCAAGGCACAGGAAGAAATCAGGCAGGCCTTTAAGGGAAAACAGAAAATAGATGAAATTGATGTTCAAGAATTGAGATACCTAAAGTTTGTGATCAAGGAAACTTTAAGACTACACCCTCCTGCCCCTTTGGTCATCCCTAGAGAATGCAGGGAGCAATGTGAAGTAAATGGATATACTATACCAATCAAAACAAAGGTCGTGGTAAATTGTTGGGCACTTGGAAGAGATCCAGAGTATTGGAGTGATCCTGAAAGCTTTGAACCAGAGAGATTTGATAACAATCCGGTTGATTTCACAGGAAATCACTTCGAGTTTGTTCCATTTGGCGGAGGAAGGAGAATTTGCCCTGGAATGTCATTTGGTTTGGTCAATATGGAGCTTCAACTGGCGGTTCTACTTTACCATTTCAACTGGAGACTCCCGGATGGTATGAACTCCGAAGACTTGGACATGATAGAGAACAACGGGATAACAGCAACAAGGAAAAACAATCTTTATTTGGTTCCTTCCTTGTATGATCCTTCAATTGATTTGTGAAAACAGTCATATGTGCAACAGTTCTTTCGGGGTCAGACGGGGATGTGGTCACAAATTGTTGAATGCTTTATGGATATTGAGATGCTATTCTCAAATAAGTTGTGAAATAAGTATATGTAGTCTGTTTAAACTATATCTTTTTGGCAAAATACCTAAAGAGTAAGTTTTTTGGTATCGCCCAACATAAAAAAGGTGTAGTTTTAGCAATTCAGTCAATTTTAGCTGTCAATCTTATTAGAATCCACTGCAAAATGACACTGTTTtgatcttcttcttccttcagCCACGTCCGGTGACTGTTGCAACTTCCAGACACCGGTCATTACAGTTAACTAACGGTTTACACTTTACCATCACTATTCAACTATCAAATTTTGATGAAATTACACCTAACGAACTCAGTTTTTCACATAGATGCTAAATTTGGACGCGAGCTTTAGTAAATCATGTAGATAAGACTAAAGCACTCCAATTTCCACAGCAAAACTTTGCACTACCTTTACTATTACTAGCTACTTCAAAGCCTAATTGACATCAAACGCTCTAGTATTTTATACCAATGAACACGTCATATCATAAAGATACAAGATACATGATTTATCTGGTCTAATTTGTTTTGAATCAAGAAACCCCTAGTTGGGGACCTACCCTTATACCATGTTAACTAAAAACCTTTTGATTTGGGCCTGTCTACCGCTCATGTTGCTCTTTCCATCAACCTTGAAGCCTAAAGTGGATGAAAGGAGCTAAAAGCATACACTTTAAATAAGTTCAGGATCCGTTTGGTTTATGGGATGACGCGGGATTAGATTAATCATCGTGTATCATCCCATATTTGGTTGCATTTTATACATGGGATGACATATTCCAATTAATCGAATTAATTCCCTATTCATAGGATAAAACAATCCCATAAGGGATGTGATATTGGTCATCCAGAAATGAGTAACAAATAGGACGATAAAACTCTAAACTAATTTATCTTTACAAATGATATAAATTTATACTCTCATAATTATATAACCATACTTCCACATGATAATATAACAAGAATAgactaatttgcccctactaattaattttaacattttttgactaatttgcccctactACGAATATAATAATATTTGGACTAATTTACCCTTATGAATGATACAAATTCATACTGACTATTATATAACCATACTCTCACATAATAATATGATAATAAATAGACTAATTATCCcctattaattatattaaaattttttgactaattttctcctattcattattttaaaattttttgattaatttgctTATACTAATTACAcctattaattaatttaaaattttgactaatttgctTATACTAATGTCATAATAAAAGAACTATATTGCCCTTGGACTAAATTGCCCTTACTAAGCTTATTTTTACAACCAAATTCTATATAAATACATAACCCTATCAATTGGACTTTGTGAATGAGGATTTCAATTAAGTTCAAATTTGGTCCAAAGAAAAATCTTCTATATTATCTTGAACTCGACTTATTTAAAATGCTTAAATGGGTTAcattttaattgatttaatcCTCACTTAGTCAAAACTCAGCCcattatttaattgaatttcaaatttaggttcaaaaatttggtcaaaatcTATTTTTAAGAGCCTAAATGGGCTGAGTTTGAGTAAATacaaatttttatatatcaaaatcCTTGATTTACTTTATAATTTTAACTTTTCAATCTACTCTattttaataaaagttataaatattaaaaattttattaaattattttattaaaatattaagttattttatttatgttttatagaatattaaattattttattaaaaaggaTATGCAAATTAAGGGGCACTTTGGTCATTAAAACAATAATTCTACCTCATGCAATCTCCTATCAAGCACAAGATAAGATAAGATTATTTCCCAATATATCTTATCCAACCCAGAATCAACCAAACACTAGATAACTTATATTATTAATTTGAAGATGACTCAATCCGAGAATAATAACTCGAAAATGAGTCATTCCATCTCATTCGGTCTGTGAACCAAACGAACCCTCAGGGGTTGATTTGATAGACTACACTTAATAATTGTTGGATAAAAGTATACAAATTTAAGAATTTAAAATGCAATTTAGTTATCTTAAGAAGGGATTGGTTTGGATTAGAGGTATCATCAATCAATAATTGGATGTGAGCACCAAATTtggggtttattttattttagaagGTGGTGGGGCCCATGCAATGCGCGGAAGTTTGGTACATGTAATTTAAGATAGTTGGTACTTTGTGTTTTATGTAATAACAAcataaataagaaaatgaattaACATAAATCTATTAATAGGTGAAATGAATTAAAATTATCATTGCACAAATTGAAATGATGCAATTCAACTAAACTTTTTTtgaaataagaatgaaaaactaaattgaaataaatctatTCATTATTTTCATAGAAATAAATACATTGTTTAtatgttattaataaaaattcatattttaaGCTAAAAAATTCACATCTTTTGTAATTGAGTTTTTAAATCCAAGGAATTTTTATaatgaatttgaagaagaaaaatttatCTACTAGGActaaattataagttaattgaaatatttcttgaatttaGTTACAATAGAATTGAATACGTTAACAAACACTTAAAAAGTTATCTGTAGTTGAGGGTGCTTATTGTAGTCAGCACTCATTGGATTATAgctaaatccaaatttaaaaaaattgttgtaAATGAGGTCATTTATTTTCCTAATAGGTGAAATGAATAGTAATGTAATTTTGTTGAGGTGATGGTATTAATAATAAGATGAATAGATAATTTTTTGACATTTAATCACTTATATGGAAACATTAAAATTAGCACAGGCATCCAACGAAAGAGCAAACAAATGCCCTTAAGTAAACCATCAAATGTCAGGTATGCCCAGAAGTAAACCATCAAACCATACATATAAATACACGAATAGATCAATTGTATTGCCAAAGAAAATCACCGATACGAATAACAAGCTACTAATCAAATGCATCAGGTATTTCCAGAAGCCAAACAAACTCACATATAAATACATACACAAATCAACGACTTTTACAAGCAAAGTAAATCAGTAGCACAAACTACACTATAACGAGAAATCAACAGCACAAACTACACGCCCTTCGGGGCTTGGTCTGGCGGTTGAGATTGCTGAAGATGGAGCCTTAGGTCCCTGGTTCGAACCTTGCTGCCAGCAAGTTGTGGAGGGTGGGGAATAGTCTGCGGGGTCCACTCCCTGCGAGAcacccctaaaaaaaaaaaaaaaaaaaacagcacaAACTACACACTAATAGCAAAACAAATTCCACatctaaatatatttttatgaaaatattgacaagCATTGCATACTAATAATAAACAATTGCTTACCATATTCCAAATATTCCCAGCAGAGCTTCTCCTCACAATTGCACCAAATCTATTAAAGTAAAGGCACACCATTACAATCACACCAAAAAAATAATTGTATGTAAATAACACCCAATTTAACAATGCCTCCATTGAATTCATAAGAAAAACTACCATTTAAGAAGATAGATGACACCATCAAAGCGGAAAAAACCCACAACACTTATTCCAAACTGAACCACCACGAATAATTTCACCCAACGAGCATGGTGGAAAGCAGAGTACACAACCAGGACAAATAAACCTTTACAAGAAGCTTGAAAGATCATAACAGTAGAATGTGAAGCAAAAGTCATTTGGAGAGGTGCAATTGAAGCTAATGCTCAAACATGAAACTGTCATAAACCATGTTCTCCAAGCCTTAATTGAGAACTAAAAAGCTTTAAGTAATTACACCAATACAAAGGCTACTAGCACTTGTACCAACTGCTTGAAGGGTCACTACAACAAAATGGCATTTCCCAAATACCACTCCCTAATTAATTCCTATCACTAATTTGTCAATAAACCACTTTCTCTTAAGTTTAGTTATCAATTAGGGATGTTAACATTAATTCAGTGGAACAAATGCTGTTATCACTTGTATCCACTGTTAATACAACTAAAATAATGGTACATTCCTACAATGCCCACTCCTTTTGCAAACAACGCTTTATAGGCATTTACCACATGGAAGACTATTTATGTCAAAGCTAAAAACAAAAGTTGTATTAACAATTGTACACTCTGTTATAACAACATTTCAAATAACCTCACAACTCCAAAATGCCCCTATCTTTGCGGTTGAAATCCAAAGATCATTTTTCCCTTAAACTCGttattatatagtataaggataagGATAAGgataaggatttaaattctagtgaacacaaaattttatttcattGTAGGACACATATGTAACAGGGTCCTAAGCTTATTCCCAAACTACAAAAGAGATTGACTTATAGCATTTTTCTCATTGACGAATGTGCCATACTGCAGATAAAGAGATcatcaaacaaaaaagaaattaagtTTTCATGCAATCGGACATATAAACCAAGCGATGGATTGGCCTTCTACAATTGTCATTCACAATTTCACATAAATGTGTATGGAGAAAATATATGTAAATACTAAGatttaatcttatatatactaacTATTACGATTGGATGCATaacacatatgcaaaatttggatttcaaattcaaattcaaatttgtaTCATACATCTAATGGTGAAAATGTAAATACTGTTAGTGTATAGAATATTAATCCATACTACAATAACAAATATAGATATAAAAAAAACTTGTAATTTCAAACACAAGTAATTTTCataaa is drawn from Coffea arabica cultivar ET-39 chromosome 1c, Coffea Arabica ET-39 HiFi, whole genome shotgun sequence and contains these coding sequences:
- the LOC113739854 gene encoding premnaspirodiene oxygenase-like, producing MHHLIGSLPHRRLKNLAQKHGPLIHLQLGEVSAVVVSSPNLAKEIMKTRDLSFASRPELLTFKIVCYDSKDILFSPYGDYWRQMRKICVTELLSAKSVMSFHNIRQDEVLHLVAAIGQLAGKSVNITEKLFSHTSSMVCRAAFGQVSKEDQYEFVRLMKQVAALGGGFDIADLFPSYKILHVLTGLKPKLQKIHHKMDIIFENLIKEHVKNQTRKKKFIADSNQEDLIDVLLRIRDSEDLQFPITNDNIKAIIFDMFAGGTETSSSTVEWAMSEMIRTPMVMAKAQEEIRQAFKGKQKIDEIDVQELRYLKFVIKETLRLHPPAPLVIPRECREQCEVNGYTIPIKTKVVVNCWALGRDPEYWSDPESFEPERFDNNPVDFTGNHFEFVPFGGGRRICPGMSFGLVNMELQLAVLLYHFNWRLPDGMNSEDLDMIENNGITATRKNNLYLVPSLYDPSIDL